The Paenibacillus sp. FSL H7-0357 nucleotide sequence CCGTAACTACTACCGTTGCCGCAGACGCCAACGAAGTGACGGCAAAGCAGGCTAACAATGTAAATACAACAAATCTGGTTGTATATTCTCTTCGTGGGGCAAGTGTACCCTATACACGGTACGACACCGATGACGCTGCCCGAGGTGGAGCTGCAGCCCTGAAGAGTGCACCTACGTTCAATCAGGCATTGATTGCTTCGGAAGCTTCCGGCCAGCGTTATGTGGCACTGCCCTCGAACGGTTCTTATGCCCAGTGGACAGTAAGACCGGGTGAAGGCGGTGCGGGTGTAACCATGAGATTCACCATGCCAGATTCGGCAGACGGTATGGGGCTTAACGGTTCGCTGGATGTATATGTAAATGGAGTCAAGGCCAAGACTATTCCGCTGACCTCCTATTACAGCTGGCAGTATTTCTCGGGCGATATGCCGGGAGATGCACCTAGTGCAGGACGCCCGCTGTTCCGTTTTGATGAAGTGCATTGGAAAATGGACACAGCGCTGCAACCGGGAGATACGATACGCATTCAGAAGAATAACGGGGACAGCCTGGAATATGGTGTGGATTTCATTGAAATTGAGCCCGTTCCGACGGCTGTCTCACGTCCGGCAGGTGCAGTCTCTGTAACGGATTACGGGGCAGTGGCGAATGACAATAAGGATGATCTTGCTGCTTTCAATTCTGCTGTTACTGCAGCAGTTGCAGGCGGGAAAACACTTTACATTCCGGCAGGAACCTTCAACCTCAGCAGCATTTGGCAGATTGGCTCGATCAGTAAAATGATAAGCAACATAACAATTACTGGAGCGGGTTACTGGCATACAAATCTCCAGTTTACCAATCCAAATGCGGCGGGTGGAGGCATTTCGCTCCGAATAACAGGCAAGCTTGATTTCAGCAATGTGTATCTTAATTCGAATCTGCGTTCCAGATATGGGCAAAATGCGATTTACAAGGGTTTCATGGACAATTTTGGAACCAATTCCATCATCCATGACGTCTGGGTAGAGCATTTTGAATGCGGCATGTGGGTTGGGGACTATGGGCATACTCCGGCAATCTATGCCAGCGGGTTGGTGGTCGAGAACAGCCGCATCCGCAACAACCTCGCCGACGGAATCAACTTCGCCCAAGGAACAAGCAACTCCACCGTACGTAACAGCAGCGTGCGGAATAACGGAGATGACGGTCTTGCGGTGTGGACCAGCAATACCAATGGTGCACCTGCGGGTGTAAACAATAGCTTCTCCTACAATACGATCGAGAATAACTGGCGTGCAGCGGCTATTGCCTTCTTTGGCGGAAGCGGGCATAAGGCTGATCATAATTACATCATTGACACCGTTGGAGGTTCCGGAATCCGAATGAACACGGTGTTCCCGGGATATCATTTCCAGAACAATACCGGCATTGTATTCTCGGATACAACCATAATCAACAGCGGAACCAGTAAAGACTTGTACGATGGAGAACGCGGAGCGATAGATCTGGAGGCTTCCAATGATCCGATCAAGAACGTAACATTCACCAATATTGATATCATCAACACTCAGCGGGATGCAGTTCAGTTCGGCTACGGAAGCGGATTCGAGAATATTGTGTTTAACAACATCAATATTAACGGTACTGGACTTGACGGGATTACCACCTCGCGGTTCGCGGGGCCTCATCCGGGTGCGGCGATCTACACTTATACCGGCAATGGTTCCGCAACGTTCAAGAACCTGACGACAAGTAATATCGCTTATCCAGCGTTATACTTCATCCAAAATGGGTTTAAGTTGACCATTCAATAAGATTAACTAAAGGCTCCTGCCTGAGAAGGATTCCATTAAGGGATATCTCGGGCAGGGCCTTTTTGTATAAACCTGGATATCAATCCTGACAGAGCTGAATATCCATGTTATGATATGAATGAATAAAAATTAATTCATTCACCACTAAGCTTGACTTAAACACAGAAGATACTGGAGGGGCTTCAATGAAAAAAGTTACTGCATTTATCGGAAATCATCAGAAGCATTCGACTTACAAGGCAGTATGTGAATTTGAGCGTAATCTCAAAGCTTATGGTAATATTGAGTTCGAAATCGTATTTCTGAAAGATTATCAGCTTGAATATTGCCGGGGTTGTAAGGTATGTTTTGATAAAGGGGAGGAATATTGCCCTTTGCATGATGATCGTGACATTCTGATGGAAAAGATGATCCAATCAGACGGAGTTATTTTTGCCACTCCCAATTACGCATTTCATGTATCCGCACCAATGAAGAACCTGCTGGACCGGCTTGCTTTTACATTCCATAGACCGCGTTTTTTCGGGAAGACCTTTACGGCTATTGTTAATCAGGGAATCTTTGGAGGCAACGCTATCGTTAAGTATCTTAGCAGTATGGGGGGTAACTTCGGATTTCGGGTTTCCAAAGGCTGTGTCCTGACGACGCTTGAGCCCCGGAGTGAAGCTGCGCAGAACAAAATAACCCGGGAAATCAAAAAAGCCTCTGTGAGATTTTACAAGAACCTTATGCGACCAGCACCACCAGTTCCTTCTTTTTTCAGGCTGATGACATTCCGTATGTCCCGTACCAGCATTCAGCTAATGCTCGACGATAAGTCTAAGGATTACCGGTATTACAAGGAAAACGGCTGGTTTGAATCGGGGTACTATTACCCGGTTTCCTTAGGGCTCGTCAAAAAAATGGCTGGTCGTATTTTCGATGGAATGGGAAAAAGAATGGCTAAACGCTCATAGCAAGTTACAGTAACTATATATCTATCTATCGGAGGGCAATAGAGTGGAGGATAAGAAAACAGAGATTTTTAACAATGGTAAAGCAATCTTCAGTGCGAAAGGTTTTAAACAAACCAATGTCTCCGACATTACAAAGGCGGCCGGGATTGCAGTAGGCACATTTTATAATTACTTCTCTTCTAAGGAGAAGCTGTTTCTGGAGATCTTTCTGGAAGAAAATGTGAAGCTGAAAAAGAGCATTATGAAATCAATCGACTTAAACGAGGAACCTCTGCCGCTGATCAAAAAATTAATAGCATTAAACATTAATGGGATGAATTCAAACCCGATCCTTAAAGAATGGTTTAATAAAGATGTTTTCGTCAAGATTGAGCAACAATACCGTGAAGAGAACGGCGTCGAACAGGTTGATTTCTTATATGACAGTTTTGCAGAACTGTTCAGATGCTGGCAAGCTGAAGGAAAGATAAGAAATGACCTGGATGTTGAGCTGATCATGGCTTTTTTCACAGGAATTATTATTATAGACACCCATAAAGATGAAATCGGGATTCAGCATTTTCCGCAGATTATGGATTACATGGCGGAGTTTGTAATGAAGGGGTTGACTGATCATCCGCAGGCTAAACCTATGTAGATTGAAGTTAAGCAGCCGCAATAAGCTGCCGGGAGAACCGGCAGCTTGTTCACTGGATTAATTTGAGATATAGGTACCGCCGCCTTTAATGCAAACGGGCTCGTCATTAATGGATAGCCAAACGTCCACGGAGGAAAGATTGCGGATGATCTTGCGGTCGACACTAAACTTCAAGGAACGGACAGCCTGAATATAATCCATGATTTCGACATTTGTTGCATACCATACATCGGAGTGACCGCCGGCTTTCCGGCAAAAGGCTTCGATCAGTTCCCAGTTGTTCTGGCGCTCGAACTCAAAGCTGTGCCCCCAAACATAGCAGAGCCTAAACTTCTGCGAAGGTCCTTCGGTAGTAAAGCGCTCCCAAATCCCCTCAAGCTCATCCTTGTGATGACAAGTCGGATGCCATTCCATAAAATCAAGAGGGACATCAAACTGTCTGGTGGAAACAACAGTACGGCTGTATTCAATACCTGCTGCTTGTAGCGGAGGGATGATAGCTGCCGAATACGAACCATAGGGATAAGACATTCCCCGAATCGGATAGTCTACGAGCTGCTCCAGCCGTCTGCGGTCTTCCAATAGCTCCTCTACCACCATGGGTAATGGCAGTCGGTCCAAATGCGGGTGGGTTACAGAATGCGCCGATATTTCGTGATTGCGGGCTATGGCCCGTACATCATCATTTGTAAGAAATCCGGGAGCATTCAGCATTGCGCTGTTGAGATGAAAGGTTCCTCTGATCCCGTATTGATCAAATATTCCGGCCAGACGAATATCGTGTTTATGCCCGTCATCATAGCTCATGGTGAGTGCTTTGGACATCCCGCCGGGAAATAAATTAAATTTCAGCTTCATCATTACCACACTCCATTAATGTTCATTTATGTAAACAAGCCTGTTAAGCTTTATTATAGTGTAACTCCCCGGAAAATTGGGAGGTTTTTTACACTTAAGGCGTCCCTTCAGCTGAGTTTCTGCAGATGGGACGCCTTTTTTACCACTATGGGCCGTTTCAGAAAAGCACTAAATATCATCCGTGTCTCAGTAAAAGGTTAAACGTTGTTCACTCCGCTTTTTTTCTCCGTAAAAAAGTAAAGCAACGCCAGCAGCGGCAAGACCGTTCCGATCAAAGAGGTGAAGCTCCAGCCGCCATGAGCATAGGACCAGCCTCCCAAGGAGGATCCAATAGCCCCGCCCATAAAGAATATGGACATGAACAGACCGTTCAGACGGCCTCTGGCCTCATTCCCGAGTGAATAAATTGCACGCTGTCCAAGCACGAGATTTCCCGACACAGCCATATCCAGGGTAATAGCGGCGAGTACAAGCAGGAGAAGGACTGCTCTGGAATGGCCTTGAAGCAGAAAAGCCAACAGAAAGGAAAGTGTAGCCAAAACCATCGCCAGTCCGGTTAAACGGCGGGTCCAGCCTTTGTCCGCCAGACGTCCGGCGATTGGAGCCGCTACGGCTCCTCCCACACCGGCTAAAGCAAACCATGCAATCCCTTGCTGGGACAATCCGAACTCATCTGCCAAATGTAAAGGGACCGCAGTCCAGAAAAGGCTGAAGGCTCCAAAAAGAGAAGCTTGATAAAAGGCGCGGCGCCGCAATACCGGCGTTTGCTTGAATAAAGTAACCAGCGACAGGGTTAACTCTCCATAGTTCATTGCCCGCGAGGGCATACGTTTCGGAAGAATCCGCGACAGCAAGACCGACAGTACGGCAATCAGAACCGCGGAGATTGCAAATACAGACCGCCATCCCCAAAAGCTTGCAGTAAAGCTGGCTAATGGACGGGAGAACATAATGCCGAGCAGAAGTCCGCTCATCACATTTCCCACTACACGTCCACGTTGTTCTTCAGAAGCCAAATAAGTAGCATAAGGGACCAGAATTTGAGCGACTACAGAACCTAATCCAATAAAAAAGGAAGCCGTCAGGAACAGTGCTGCGTGATGGACGAAAGTCGCGGCCACTAGAGCAATCACGACGACGATCAGCGAAACCACGGCAAGACGCCGGTTTTCGATAATATCACTAAGCGGTACAATGAACAGCAGACCCAGAACATAACCGATTTGAGTAATGGTAACTATTAATCCTGCTGCTGCTGAGGACAGCCCTGTTGCAGCACTGATCGGACCCACTAACGTTTGTGCGTAATAAAGATTGGCAACGATGATACCGCAAGAGGCCGCGAGCAGAAAGGTAATCCATCCCGGAATAGGCTGACCCTTCACTTCTTGTTCATTTTGCATTGTAATCCTCCTCATTTCATAAAAGTATGGTTTAAATAATATACTGAACGTTCAGTTCACTAATTCATAATCAAATAATATACTGAACGTATCGTTTTGTAAATGGGTAATTTTGATTTTCTTTTTGTGGGAGATTAAGTATAATGAACGTATAGTATTTATAAATATGGGATTGTGAAGTTATTTTGCGAAGGGGACTGATAGTGTGAATACCAAACGAGGGCGTCCACGCAACATGGAGACTCAGAGTTCGATTTTGAAATCCTCCTATGAACTGCTTCTTGAGCATGGTTTTGCGGCAGTAACCGTTGAGAAAATTGCAGAGCGTGCCGGGGTTAGCAAAGCTACGATCTATAAGTGGTGGCCCAATAAAGCGGCAGTTGTAATGGATGGCTTCCTTTCAGCGACTACAGAAAGGCTGCCGTTGCCGGATACAGGTTCGGTGTACGAGGACATCCTTATCCACGCCACGAATCTGGCCCGTTTCCTGATTAGCCGGGAAGGCAAAATGATTACCGAGATTATCGGTGAAGGACAACTCGATGAGGGTCTGGCAGAGGCGTACCGGACACGGTATTTTCAGCCGCGCAGGCTGGAGGCCAGACAACTATTGGAGCAAGGCGTCAAGCGGGGGGAGCTAAATGCAGAACTCGATATCGGGATATGTACGGATCTCATTTATGGACCTATTTTCTACAGATTATTATTAACCGGTGAAACACTTGACGATGTCTATATTCAGAAACTTGTAAAGCTTGGTTTTCAGGGAGTTGCTCCCATTGCAACGTATAAATGAAAAATGGCCGTGTCCAGGTGAATTATCTGGATACGGTCATTTTATTGATCTAAAATATTTTGAAAAGCAGATATATTCCAGCGATGATTCCGGCGATGATCAGCCAGCTGGATATTTCATCCCACAGACTGGGAACGCCCCGGGAGTGAAGCTTCTGTTCGTTTACATCAAAGTTGGCTTTATGGCCTACATGGTCCGTTGTACGGGGTGGAGGAGAGTTATTGCCATCAAACATATAAATCAGCTCCTTGCTTCATTATTAGTTAATTATAACCTTTTGAGAACATTAAAGGAAGGTTGATCTGCGGTATAACATGTGAGCGCGGTAAAAATAAATCAATCGTTTTCCCGTTGAAAGGCGTCTTACTTACATGAACTCTTTCAGAGGGCCTCTTCTACATGCCAACACTAAAGAAAGAGAGGGGGAGTGGCGATGGTAGAAAATACGATGAAAGAGGTCAGAATGGTGGATGTTGCCGAGATGGATGAAGAAGCTTTTTTTCAGCGGCTGTATGTGGAGCACCGCAAGTTGTACTCGATCGCGTTCAGCTACCTGAGAAGTGAAGCTGACGCGCTGGAAGTGGTGCAGGAAGCGTCTTGCCGGGCATGGATCAAGCGCAAAAAGCTCAAAGACGAGCAAGCCTTTACATCCTGGGTGATACGAATTACCATCAACTGCTGCATGGATGAACTCAGGCGCAAAAAACGTGTGTTTCCGGCGGAGACGCTGATAGAAGAAGCGGCGCAGGAAATGAAAAGCAATGAACGGATTGACCTGGAACGGGCGATGGACCGGTTGAAGCCGAAATACCGGCATGCGGTGATTCTAAAATACTACCAGGACATGACAACTGCCCAAATTGCCAATGTGCTGCAGAAACCGGAGGGTACGGTTAAAACCTGGCTTCGCGAGGGACTTAAGCAGCTGCGGGATTATCTGTAGAGATACGGGAGGTGAAAGAACATGATTGACAAAGAAGAACGCGTTCTGCACCAGAATGTGGATGAAGTAAAGCATAATGCTGAAGCCCTTGAGGAAATGAAACTCTATAATGCAATGCGAGGTGGAATCATGCAGGGAAAAAAACGCGAAAAGCGGCGCAGCTATTTCTACGGAATGGGTGTAGTAATCGCAGCCGCTGCAGCAGCACTGTTTCTTTTTAATATCAATGATGCTCCAGGAACGGAAGTTGCCGAACAATCGCCGCAGAGCTACACAGCTACCACTAAACCATGGACCGATTCCGCAAAATTTAGCGGAGCCTCCATAAGCGATAGATCTTTTCAAAGCATACTAGACCGGAATCTCATAAAGCCTGTCTACCAGAGCGTGGAGAAAAACGGCCTGCGGGTCGAAGTCATGGGCGCTGTCGCAGACACCCGAAAGTTGTTTATTTTGTATAGTGTACACAACAATACGGACCAAACGGTATCTCATGCTGATTTCTCATTGGATTTTGGAGCTTTTGAAGCAGCGTCTATCGGAGCGAGTTTAGAGATAACTGCTCATAGTAGTCAAATCAACGCGGGCCAAACCTCCTATTTCATCTATACGAATAACCTGTCACCCACGGTTGACTATCCCAAGGAAGTGACATGGAATGTGATGCTGTACCAAACTTCAGGCAAGGGACTCCAGACTAACCTGTCAATTCCTTTCGAGCTTGATCCGGACATGTTCAAGGAACAGACACGAACGCTACATCCCGAAAGCAATCTGATTGTTGATGGTCAGACCATTAAAGTGAATCAGGTGCTCTATACTCCGCTGAACACCTATGTGGATTTGGAATTTGATAAGAATAATGATAAACAAGTCTTCAGCCTGATTGAGCCTGTGCTGATTGTTAAAAGCGCAGGAAAGACGGTGAAATCCTACTACCCCGGCATCATCACAGCCGATAATTCCGAGGTCTATTCGGACCGCTCCCAGTCCACGCTTTACTTCAAGAACACCCAGGACGGCCAGCCGGACGCTGCCACATTGAAGACCTTCGGAATTGCCGCTCTTGATAAAGATCAAATGAAAATTAAAGTCGATCTAAGCAAAAAGCAGATGATCGAAGCTCCGAACTCAGACCTTTCCATTATTGAATCTGAAGAGGGGGCGGAAGCTGAAAAGATCCTGTTCCAGCAAACGTTTCAGAAAGCCCCATTGAACAGTATCATTAGTATGCGGCTGTCGGATACCTTTACCGATGGCAATGGTCAATCCCACAAAACGGCGGGTGTGAACGGCCAAATCAGTAGAATTTCTTCGAACAAGGAGAGTACGGCCGTAGATAAATACCTCTATAATTTTGGAAAGGAAGCCGTTGAATACCCGCAACCGCTAACCTTAACTATTGAGCGGTATTGGAACCCGATTATGGACACGCAAACTGTAGAGTTCTCATCGCAAAAATAGGTACTGTCTCCTGTAATGAGATTTTTATTTAAACGGAATTTAACCTTTCACCAACCCGATTTTTAAACTACGTCTTTTACAATAGACCAGTAGGGGAGAGGCGATTATCCGATTACGTTCAAAGACTTGTTACAGGGAGCAGTGAAACCGATGGAAGAGAAAAAGAAAAAGAAGTTTAAATTTTGGAGAATTGTTAGAAGTATTGTACTGCTATTATTAGTAGTATTGATTCTCGGTGTGGTTGCGAATATGCTGGTGACCAAGTACGAACAAAAGAGATACCCTGCATGGGGCCAACTCGTGGAAGTCTCCGGCAAGAAAATGCATGTGTACACCAAAGGTGAGACGGGAAACACTATTGTTCTTTTAAGCGGCCTGGGGACAGCAGCGCCTGTCTTGGATTTCGAACCTTTGATGAATGAGTTGGCTCAAAACAATAGAGTGGTCGTCGTGGAGCCTTTCGGATCTGGCTGGAGTGAGCGGACTTCAAAACAACGAACTGTGGAAAATATCGTTGAAGAATGGCGGACCGCTTTGCAAAAGGCAAATGTAAAAGGCCCTTATATCCTAATGCCCCACTCTATATCCGGAATTTATAGCATGTATTATGCCAATAAATATCCGTCTGAGGTAAAAGCAGTAATAGGCATTGATCCAACCTTGCCGCAGGCGGTTGAGTATTTCAAAGAGTCTGCGCCCGCGATGCCTAAATATTTGAGCATGGCGGCACCAACCGGACTTGTAAGATTGGCAACCTACGTCAGCCCTAAGAATGTTCTGCCGATATCTGCTGATGGAACTTATTCTGATGAGAATTTAAAGCTGACCAAGATCCTCACTGCATGGAATGCCTATAATAAGAATGTAGTAAATGAAGCAA carries:
- a CDS encoding discoidin domain-containing protein; this encodes MRSKYLAGSLVVILLISSWFPAVGPFAPVSAAGGTNLTLGKNVTSSGQSQTYSPDYIKDSNQETYWESTNSAFPQWISVDLGASTSMDQIVLKVPAGWETRTQTLAIQGSTNGTTFTDIVGSKEYVFNPAVAGNSVTIHFTAVSTRYVRLKVTANTGWPAAQLSEFEIYGTGSITPTPTPTATPTPTATITPTASPTVTPTPTVNPTATPTTSPGSNIATGKTISASSSTQSFVAANANDNNTSTYWEGSGNPSTLTLDLGANYNVTSVVLKLNPSTEWGTRTQTIQVLGHNQDTTAFGSLVSAQLYTFNPASGNTVTIPVTATVKRIQLKVTANSGAPAGQIAEFQVFGTPAPNPDLLISGISWTPAAPVESSVITLNATVKNNGNASSAASTVNFYLNRELAGTSPVGALAAGGSANVSLNIGTKAAASYALNAKVDESNLIIEQNDTNNSYTNAASLVVAPVTSSDLVGTVSWTPSNPVANNAVNFTVNLKNQGTMDSANGAHGVTVVLKNSAGSTIQTFNGSYSGTLAAGASVHVAIPGTWAALNGNYTVTTTVAADANEVTAKQANNVNTTNLVVYSLRGASVPYTRYDTDDAARGGAAALKSAPTFNQALIASEASGQRYVALPSNGSYAQWTVRPGEGGAGVTMRFTMPDSADGMGLNGSLDVYVNGVKAKTIPLTSYYSWQYFSGDMPGDAPSAGRPLFRFDEVHWKMDTALQPGDTIRIQKNNGDSLEYGVDFIEIEPVPTAVSRPAGAVSVTDYGAVANDNKDDLAAFNSAVTAAVAGGKTLYIPAGTFNLSSIWQIGSISKMISNITITGAGYWHTNLQFTNPNAAGGGISLRITGKLDFSNVYLNSNLRSRYGQNAIYKGFMDNFGTNSIIHDVWVEHFECGMWVGDYGHTPAIYASGLVVENSRIRNNLADGINFAQGTSNSTVRNSSVRNNGDDGLAVWTSNTNGAPAGVNNSFSYNTIENNWRAAAIAFFGGSGHKADHNYIIDTVGGSGIRMNTVFPGYHFQNNTGIVFSDTTIINSGTSKDLYDGERGAIDLEASNDPIKNVTFTNIDIINTQRDAVQFGYGSGFENIVFNNININGTGLDGITTSRFAGPHPGAAIYTYTGNGSATFKNLTTSNIAYPALYFIQNGFKLTIQ
- a CDS encoding flavodoxin family protein gives rise to the protein MKKVTAFIGNHQKHSTYKAVCEFERNLKAYGNIEFEIVFLKDYQLEYCRGCKVCFDKGEEYCPLHDDRDILMEKMIQSDGVIFATPNYAFHVSAPMKNLLDRLAFTFHRPRFFGKTFTAIVNQGIFGGNAIVKYLSSMGGNFGFRVSKGCVLTTLEPRSEAAQNKITREIKKASVRFYKNLMRPAPPVPSFFRLMTFRMSRTSIQLMLDDKSKDYRYYKENGWFESGYYYPVSLGLVKKMAGRIFDGMGKRMAKRS
- a CDS encoding TetR/AcrR family transcriptional regulator, whose protein sequence is MEDKKTEIFNNGKAIFSAKGFKQTNVSDITKAAGIAVGTFYNYFSSKEKLFLEIFLEENVKLKKSIMKSIDLNEEPLPLIKKLIALNINGMNSNPILKEWFNKDVFVKIEQQYREENGVEQVDFLYDSFAELFRCWQAEGKIRNDLDVELIMAFFTGIIIIDTHKDEIGIQHFPQIMDYMAEFVMKGLTDHPQAKPM
- a CDS encoding polysaccharide deacetylase family protein — protein: MMKLKFNLFPGGMSKALTMSYDDGHKHDIRLAGIFDQYGIRGTFHLNSAMLNAPGFLTNDDVRAIARNHEISAHSVTHPHLDRLPLPMVVEELLEDRRRLEQLVDYPIRGMSYPYGSYSAAIIPPLQAAGIEYSRTVVSTRQFDVPLDFMEWHPTCHHKDELEGIWERFTTEGPSQKFRLCYVWGHSFEFERQNNWELIEAFCRKAGGHSDVWYATNVEIMDYIQAVRSLKFSVDRKIIRNLSSVDVWLSINDEPVCIKGGGTYISN
- a CDS encoding MFS transporter, whose translation is MQNEQEVKGQPIPGWITFLLAASCGIIVANLYYAQTLVGPISAATGLSSAAAGLIVTITQIGYVLGLLFIVPLSDIIENRRLAVVSLIVVVIALVAATFVHHAALFLTASFFIGLGSVVAQILVPYATYLASEEQRGRVVGNVMSGLLLGIMFSRPLASFTASFWGWRSVFAISAVLIAVLSVLLSRILPKRMPSRAMNYGELTLSLVTLFKQTPVLRRRAFYQASLFGAFSLFWTAVPLHLADEFGLSQQGIAWFALAGVGGAVAAPIAGRLADKGWTRRLTGLAMVLATLSFLLAFLLQGHSRAVLLLLVLAAITLDMAVSGNLVLGQRAIYSLGNEARGRLNGLFMSIFFMGGAIGSSLGGWSYAHGGWSFTSLIGTVLPLLALLYFFTEKKSGVNNV
- a CDS encoding TetR/AcrR family transcriptional regulator; translated protein: MNTKRGRPRNMETQSSILKSSYELLLEHGFAAVTVEKIAERAGVSKATIYKWWPNKAAVVMDGFLSATTERLPLPDTGSVYEDILIHATNLARFLISREGKMITEIIGEGQLDEGLAEAYRTRYFQPRRLEARQLLEQGVKRGELNAELDIGICTDLIYGPIFYRLLLTGETLDDVYIQKLVKLGFQGVAPIATYK
- a CDS encoding sigma-70 family RNA polymerase sigma factor, with protein sequence MVENTMKEVRMVDVAEMDEEAFFQRLYVEHRKLYSIAFSYLRSEADALEVVQEASCRAWIKRKKLKDEQAFTSWVIRITINCCMDELRRKKRVFPAETLIEEAAQEMKSNERIDLERAMDRLKPKYRHAVILKYYQDMTTAQIANVLQKPEGTVKTWLREGLKQLRDYL
- a CDS encoding DUF4179 domain-containing protein, giving the protein MIDKEERVLHQNVDEVKHNAEALEEMKLYNAMRGGIMQGKKREKRRSYFYGMGVVIAAAAAALFLFNINDAPGTEVAEQSPQSYTATTKPWTDSAKFSGASISDRSFQSILDRNLIKPVYQSVEKNGLRVEVMGAVADTRKLFILYSVHNNTDQTVSHADFSLDFGAFEAASIGASLEITAHSSQINAGQTSYFIYTNNLSPTVDYPKEVTWNVMLYQTSGKGLQTNLSIPFELDPDMFKEQTRTLHPESNLIVDGQTIKVNQVLYTPLNTYVDLEFDKNNDKQVFSLIEPVLIVKSAGKTVKSYYPGIITADNSEVYSDRSQSTLYFKNTQDGQPDAATLKTFGIAALDKDQMKIKVDLSKKQMIEAPNSDLSIIESEEGAEAEKILFQQTFQKAPLNSIISMRLSDTFTDGNGQSHKTAGVNGQISRISSNKESTAVDKYLYNFGKEAVEYPQPLTLTIERYWNPIMDTQTVEFSSQK
- a CDS encoding alpha/beta fold hydrolase, producing MEEKKKKKFKFWRIVRSIVLLLLVVLILGVVANMLVTKYEQKRYPAWGQLVEVSGKKMHVYTKGETGNTIVLLSGLGTAAPVLDFEPLMNELAQNNRVVVVEPFGSGWSERTSKQRTVENIVEEWRTALQKANVKGPYILMPHSISGIYSMYYANKYPSEVKAVIGIDPTLPQAVEYFKESAPAMPKYLSMAAPTGLVRLATYVSPKNVLPISADGTYSDENLKLTKILTAWNAYNKNVVNEASEINNNIKKTKNLSFPSNIPVMIFTTKPDKVNEEGKSNITFYETQLKNVASNKLVVLEGHHYLHWTHSKKISEEVNEFLAAYAGNK